The region GCTATGCGCTTTTGCGGCGCGCGAAAACCTATATGGGTGGTACCTGCTGTTGGCGCTGCTGCTCTTTACCGTACTATAAATCCGCTGCCATCTTCTAAGCTATGAACAAAGCCTGCAGCTGCCAGGCAGGTCAATACCCTTAAATACCACCATCAGTAACCATGAAAACCCTAGGCTGCATCACCATACTATACCTTTGCCTTGCCCTGCTGGCTTCGGGCTGTTCCAAAACAGCACCCGTGCCAGCCTGCACTACCGCAGAGGTTGTGGCTCAGGACTGCCAGCCTGGCTGGTTCATACTTAAGCTGGAGGATAACTCGGAGGAGGTGGCCGGCAAGAGCGGTGCTTATGTGGGGCAGTTGCACGGTGGCTTTGTTACCACCCATAACCTGCCTGAACAGTACCGGGAGGTAGGTGCAAAAGTAAGCCTGCGCCTGGAACTAAGCGGCTCGGATGGCCCCCGCTGCACAGCCAACTACATGATGTACCCAGCCGTGAAGGTGGTGGACGTGTGCGGAAAGCCGGAGAGCGCGCAGCTATAAAAGTGAATTGTTAAGTGTAATGTGATTGATTAACTAAGGTGAGCGAATACAGAAGGCCTGCATGGCGGGCCTTTTGTTTGCCTCACGCCCAGGCCAAACGCTATTCTCTGCCGGTGCCGGTCTCCATGCCTCATGCGGTGCAATAATCTAAGGGGTTTGCAGTTTACAGAAGGTAATATCTTTCTGTTGAAGAAAATATAGTGTTATATTTGAGGCTGAATTAATTGTGGCTTTGTAGCTATAAATTAGTAAAGAATCTATACACGATGTTTCTCTTCATAATCGTTTGAGGTAAGCTTGCAAAAGCCACCACATTAGTTTGAGGAAAACCTGTTTTTCACGGTCATTATATGTTATTTCCCGCAACAAAATCTCTTTTGAAGAAAAAGTTCAATTACCTGTTTTACTGCCTGGGCGCGGTGCTGCTGCTGTCCTCCTGCGAGGACCCGAACGAGCTGGGCCTGGCGCTGGTAGAAGATAATGTGTCCGGCACGTTTACGGATACGCTGACCATTAACCTGTCCACGGTGATGGTGGATTCTATTGCCACTTCCGGAACAGGAAACATGGTGGTGGGGCAGTATACCACGCCGCAAACCGGCACCCTGCACGCCGCTACCTACTTCCAGATAGGTCCTGGGGGTTCGCTGGCCGCACCGGCAGCGGAAGCCACCTACGACTCGCTGAAGCTGTTCCTGCCTACATCAGGATATTATTATGGTGATACCACGCAGGCTGTAACCTATAGCATACACGAGTTAAGCTCTACGCTCGCAGCGCGTGCGCTGCCGCCAACCATCCCGAATGAGGAGCCGAGTTCATACTTCTACCAGAACCCCGCGCTTTACAACAAAACCAACGTAGCGGTGAAACCGGAGCCGATTGGAACGCATACTTTTGCGCCAAGACCGGTTAGAAAAGATACGCTGGTCATAGACCTGAGCGACGAACTGGGCCAGCAGTGGTTCGACCTGCAAAAGGCCGGTGATGATAAACTGAAGGATAACGCCAACTTCACCGCATTCTTTAAGGGCCTGGGCATCACTGCCACCAGCGGGAATGCCGTGCTTGGCTTCCCGGCGGCGGGCGCTTTGGTTACCCTTTACTATTCCGAGCCATCTGCCTCGGGCGGAGCCAGAACCGTTAAGATGTATACTTTCCCGCTGATCAACTCCAACCTGCAGTTTAACAAGCTAGACGGTGATTTCACGGGCAGCCCACTGGAGGGCCTGCAGGAGAGCGGAGAGCTGCCAGCCAGCCAGACAAACGAAATCAGCGTGGCACAGGCCGGCACCGGCCTGATGATCAAGCTGGAGATACCACACCTGGATAAGCTGAAAGAGAAGGTGAAGCCGGAGTTCATCAATAAGGTCACCCTGGTGGTGGAGCCGTTCAGAGGCGCTACGACGGTATACCCTTTCCCGGTGCCGTCATCAATGGGCCTGTACGAAACCGGCATGAGTGGTTTGCTGTACTCGCCGCTGGTGACAGAGTATAATCCAGACGGCCTTCTGCTGACCTCGAACTTCATCAAGTCCAGCGAAACGGCGACAGACGGGCGTTACGAATTCTCAGTTACCGAGTTCTTTATCAATAAGCTGAAGACGGATTACCGCACCAACCTGCCGCTCTACCTGGCCCCAGCTGCATCTGAGTTCAAGAACGGCGTCAGCCGCCTGGTGGTGGGTGCCCAGAACCCGGCCATCAAAAACGTACGCCTCCGCATCTACTATACTACTATCCAATAATCTACTACTATGAAAAATCCCTTTAAAAACTCACGCCTCTTTATGATGGTGGCCTTGCTGCTGTCGGTGGGCATGCTTTCCTCCTGCGATAGCGACAGTGACGACGAAGTGCTGCTGGGAGAGTGGCAGAAGCGGTCTGACTTTGCCGGAGTGGCCCGCAGCAGCGCGGTATCCTTCGTGATCGACGGCAAAGCGTACGTGGGCACCGGCCACGATGGCTCCAGGCGCCTGAGCGACTTCTGGATGTTTGACCCGGCCATGAACAACTGGGTAAGGAAGGCCGATTTCCCGGGGGCAGCCCGTAGCGCCGCGGTGGGCTTCACGGCCAACGGCAAGGGCTACATTGGCACCGGTTACGACGGCACCAGTTACCTGAATGATTTCTACGAGTATGACCCTGCCGCTAATACCTGGACGCAGATCGAGGAATTCCCGGCCACAGCGCGTTACGGAGCCATTGCTATGTCTTTTGCTAACGCGGGCTATGTAGGCGCCGGCTTTGATGGCAATTACCAGAAAGACTTCTGGAAGTATGATCCGGCCTCCGCCACCTGGACGGAGCAGATCGGTCTGATTGGTGCCAAGCGCGTGAACGGTTTTACATTTACGGTTAACGGCAAGGGCTACGTTGGCGGCGGCCAGAACAACAACGTGTACCAGACCGACCTGTTGGAGTTCGACCCTGCCACAGGCCAATGGAAAGAGCTGAAGACCCTCACGGAAGAGCAGCGCCCGGATAAGGTATTCCCTGGGGCGCGCACCTATGCCGCCACCTTCTCCATCCACAACAACGCCTACCTGGTGGGAGGCACCAACGGCGCCCCGCTGAATGATGTCTGGAAGTTTGACCCTGCCACAGACACCTGGACGAAGCTTGGCGACTTTAAGGGAGGAATGCGACAGGCAGCCATAGGATTTGGCATTGGTGAGTTTGGCTACATCGGTCTCGGCAACACCGGCGCCCAGCGTTACGACGACCTGTGGCAGCTAAACCCAACGGTGGTAAATGAATAATAGCTAATACATACCAGAAGCAGAATAGCCCGGCCAGCAAAGCCGGGCTATTTTTTTATACTTGCCTGTAACCTAACTGGGCAGTAGCCGGTTATGCAGGTAGGATCTTTTGCCCTGGGTATAGCTAGACGTTGCATGGCATCAGGATACCTGGTACTTAGAATGATTTTCTGTAATGTAGTGCACTAAGCCTGTTGTTCTGCAGCAGGCTTTTTCTTTGCCCCTAGTCTTTTGCAGCTACCCTCGTACAGAGGGTATAATTTGGCGCCAGGATAAACTTACGGCAAATTTTAACTGTTATAGTTTATCTTTACTATTCTGTAAAACAAGCGAATGGATTTTAGACTTACATCAGAGTTCGAGCCGACCGGCGACCAGCCCAAGGCCATTGCACAACTCACAGAAGGTATAAATAACGGGGAGCCTGCACAGGTTTTGCTGGGTGCCACAGGAACCGGTAAAACCTTTACCATGGCCAACGTGATCAAGAACACCGGCAAGCCGACGCTGGTGCTGTGCCACAACAAGACGCTGGCCGCCCAGTTGTACGGCGAGTTCAAGCAGTTCTTTCCCGATAACGCCGTGGAGTACTTTATCTCCTACTACGACTACTACCAGCCGGAGGCCTACATTGCTTCTTCAGATGTATTTATCGAGAAAGACCTTCAAATAAACGAGGAGATTGAGAAACTGCGGTTGCATACCACTTCGGCGCTGCTGTCGGGTCGCCGCGACATCGTGGTGGTGGCCTCCGTGTCGTGCATCTACGGTATCGGCAACCCCGAGGAGTTTGGCAAGAACGTGATTCACCTGGCGCCCGGGCAGCGCTATAGCCGTAATAATTTATTATATACCTTCGTGCAGATCCTCTACAGCCGCACCGAGGCCGAGTTCACACGTGGAACATTCCGGGTGAAGGGCGACACGGTGGATATTTTCCCGGCTTACGCGGATTTTGCCTACCGTTTATACTTCTTCGGCGACGAGCTGGAGCAGATACACCGCATCGACCCGCAGTCGGGTAAAAAGCTGTCGGATGAGAAAGCCGTCACGCTGTACCCGGCCAACCTCTTCGTAACCGGTAAAGACACGCTGCAGCAGGCCATCTCGGAGATTCAGTACGACATGGTGGCGCAGCATGAGTACTTTTTGAAGGAGGACAGGCCGGCAGAAGCCAAGCGCATTAAGGAACGAACCGAGTTCGACCTGGAGATGATCCGCGAGCTGGGCTACTGCTCGGGTATCGAGAACTATTCCCGCTACTTCGACCGCCGCGCGCCGGGTGCCCGCCCGTTCTGTCTGCTCGATTATTTTCCGGACGACTTCCTGATGGTAATTGACGAGAGCCACGTAACGGTACCGCAGGTGCGCGCCATGTGGGGAGGCGACAGATCGAGGAAAGTGGCGCTGGTAGAGTATGGCTTCCGGCTCCCGGCCGCCATGGACAACCGCCCGCTCACCTTCAACGAGTTCGAGAGTATGATGCACCAGGTGGTGTTTGTGAGCGCCACGCCCGGCGATTACGAGATACAGAAATCCGAAGGGGTTATTGTAGAGCAGATCATCCGGCCAACCGGCCTGCTGGACCCTGAGATCGAGATCAGGCCAAGTACAAACCAGGTGGACGACCTGCTCGATGAGATCGATGAGCGTGTGAAGCAAGGTGCCCGCGTGTTGGTGACCACGCTTACCAAGCGTATGTCGGAGGAGCTGACCAAGTACCTGGAGCGCCTCAACATAAAGGTAAAGTACCTGCACTCCGAGGTGAAAACGCTGGACCGGGTGGAGATTCTGCGGGAACTGCGCTTAGGCATCATTGACGTGCTGATAGGTGTGAACCTGCTGCGCGAAGGCCTGGACTTACCGGAAGTGAGTTTAGTGGCTATATTGGATGCGGATAAAGAAGGCTTCCTGCGCGACCAACGCTCGCTGATACAGACTATGGGCCGCGCCGCCCGAAACGAGAAAGGCAAAGTGATTATGTATGCCGACCGAATGACGGGCTCCATGCAACGCGCGATCGATGAGACCAATCGCCGGCGCGCTACGCAGATGGCCTATAACGAAGAGCACGGCATCACCCCACGCACCATCCTTAAGACAAGTGACGAAATTCACGGCCAAACCTCTGTTGCAGACTCTAAAAAGAAAGAGGTGAAAATGTACGCCGGTCCGGAGGAAGTGTCTATCGCTGCCGAGCCGATTATCCAGACCATGAAACGCGAGGAGCTGGAAAAGCTGGTCAAGAAGACCGAGAAGCAGATGGAGGCCGCCGCCAAAGACCTCGACTTTCTGCAGGCCGCCAAGTATAGAGACGAGCTGGCGGAGCTGCGAAAGCTGCTGAAGACG is a window of Pontibacter kalidii DNA encoding:
- a CDS encoding DUF4270 family protein, which translates into the protein MKKKFNYLFYCLGAVLLLSSCEDPNELGLALVEDNVSGTFTDTLTINLSTVMVDSIATSGTGNMVVGQYTTPQTGTLHAATYFQIGPGGSLAAPAAEATYDSLKLFLPTSGYYYGDTTQAVTYSIHELSSTLAARALPPTIPNEEPSSYFYQNPALYNKTNVAVKPEPIGTHTFAPRPVRKDTLVIDLSDELGQQWFDLQKAGDDKLKDNANFTAFFKGLGITATSGNAVLGFPAAGALVTLYYSEPSASGGARTVKMYTFPLINSNLQFNKLDGDFTGSPLEGLQESGELPASQTNEISVAQAGTGLMIKLEIPHLDKLKEKVKPEFINKVTLVVEPFRGATTVYPFPVPSSMGLYETGMSGLLYSPLVTEYNPDGLLLTSNFIKSSETATDGRYEFSVTEFFINKLKTDYRTNLPLYLAPAASEFKNGVSRLVVGAQNPAIKNVRLRIYYTTIQ
- a CDS encoding Kelch repeat-containing protein yields the protein MKNPFKNSRLFMMVALLLSVGMLSSCDSDSDDEVLLGEWQKRSDFAGVARSSAVSFVIDGKAYVGTGHDGSRRLSDFWMFDPAMNNWVRKADFPGAARSAAVGFTANGKGYIGTGYDGTSYLNDFYEYDPAANTWTQIEEFPATARYGAIAMSFANAGYVGAGFDGNYQKDFWKYDPASATWTEQIGLIGAKRVNGFTFTVNGKGYVGGGQNNNVYQTDLLEFDPATGQWKELKTLTEEQRPDKVFPGARTYAATFSIHNNAYLVGGTNGAPLNDVWKFDPATDTWTKLGDFKGGMRQAAIGFGIGEFGYIGLGNTGAQRYDDLWQLNPTVVNE
- the uvrB gene encoding excinuclease ABC subunit UvrB, whose translation is MDFRLTSEFEPTGDQPKAIAQLTEGINNGEPAQVLLGATGTGKTFTMANVIKNTGKPTLVLCHNKTLAAQLYGEFKQFFPDNAVEYFISYYDYYQPEAYIASSDVFIEKDLQINEEIEKLRLHTTSALLSGRRDIVVVASVSCIYGIGNPEEFGKNVIHLAPGQRYSRNNLLYTFVQILYSRTEAEFTRGTFRVKGDTVDIFPAYADFAYRLYFFGDELEQIHRIDPQSGKKLSDEKAVTLYPANLFVTGKDTLQQAISEIQYDMVAQHEYFLKEDRPAEAKRIKERTEFDLEMIRELGYCSGIENYSRYFDRRAPGARPFCLLDYFPDDFLMVIDESHVTVPQVRAMWGGDRSRKVALVEYGFRLPAAMDNRPLTFNEFESMMHQVVFVSATPGDYEIQKSEGVIVEQIIRPTGLLDPEIEIRPSTNQVDDLLDEIDERVKQGARVLVTTLTKRMSEELTKYLERLNIKVKYLHSEVKTLDRVEILRELRLGIIDVLIGVNLLREGLDLPEVSLVAILDADKEGFLRDQRSLIQTMGRAARNEKGKVIMYADRMTGSMQRAIDETNRRRATQMAYNEEHGITPRTILKTSDEIHGQTSVADSKKKEVKMYAGPEEVSIAAEPIIQTMKREELEKLVKKTEKQMEAAAKDLDFLQAAKYRDELAELRKLLKTKRD